One Virgibacillus proomii DNA window includes the following coding sequences:
- a CDS encoding ATP synthase subunit I, producing MAEYKKMVDRQRKWMFYLLAVFVLGAGFTPYDRIFLGLLLGAAISFYNLYLLQKKVALLGDLAANQQKIKTLGTLSRLAAAVLAVLIAIRFENYFHLIAVICGLMTSYIVIMIDFALNNFIQSSKKEG from the coding sequence ATGGCGGAATATAAAAAAATGGTCGATCGCCAGCGAAAATGGATGTTCTATCTTCTTGCCGTTTTTGTTTTAGGAGCCGGATTTACACCGTATGATCGAATCTTTCTTGGGTTGTTACTGGGGGCCGCTATTAGTTTTTATAACTTATATTTACTTCAGAAGAAGGTGGCTCTATTAGGGGATTTAGCAGCAAACCAACAGAAGATAAAAACGTTGGGAACGCTATCACGACTAGCAGCTGCTGTCCTGGCAGTGTTAATTGCAATTCGATTTGAAAATTATTTTCATCTCATTGCTGTAATTTGTGGATTAATGACATCTTATATCGTCATTATGATAGATTTTGCTCTAAATAACTTTATACAATCGAGCAAGAAAGAGGGGTGA
- a CDS encoding S8 family serine peptidase, which yields MRTRACLLFFILLAVIMVPFHVPSLALQHTKDNDELHSLIIEVEGDPKKHKDYLEQYHPYIEVVAVYTKLFQGLALQGEPKQLKRMENLEFVKNVHQVQTYQTPSFPHVKRIEDNSNIVFPSELNKTDYTGKGVKVAVIDTGVDYQHPDLKKNYQAGRDLVDLDDDPMETKPEEGLPTIHGSHVAGIIAANGQLKGVAPDAELYAYRALGPGGTGTSIQVIAAMEQAIKDEVDVINLSLGNRVNGPDYPTSVAVNKAVEMGVAVVIANGNDGPGDWTVGAPATANKALSVGAVSNKQKVPHLYERWADKKIEMVNMAGSIPWELDTFYPVVNATETMDLKGSIALYQRDEIPFIEKAKQAQENGAKAVVIANNEDKLFQGDISSVNEQLDIPVVSISEDDGQWLINKLKNQEQLLLETIYEHQEEAIAKFSSRGPVTVNWNIKPDLVAPGTRIISTVPNGYQALQGTSMAAPHVAGVIALIKEARPNWSNQQIYGALKTTALRMELDGKPIKSTEQGMGMVRPQEAIQTDTIIDDPKLTFGLVDSYSSTKEKEVTIENMSDHTQTYYFDTPYKQKGVSWQLPRSFTLAPHEKKKLTIGVKLNAQQLDKGVHQGWMTLHQKNKTYYLPYLFVNESADNPKAMGLEFTLKPLSNRIFNYRFYMAEPAKQVEVDLYNSDTLVFERNLFIHKDVKRGVNEGQIERSEAGPPGIYLAIITAHLETGEVVSYESMIHIPPI from the coding sequence ATGCGTACCCGTGCTTGTCTTCTGTTTTTTATATTGCTAGCAGTTATCATGGTCCCATTCCATGTTCCTAGTTTAGCTTTGCAGCATACGAAAGATAACGACGAGCTTCATTCGTTAATTATTGAAGTAGAAGGAGATCCGAAAAAGCATAAAGACTATCTGGAACAGTATCATCCTTACATTGAAGTTGTAGCAGTTTATACGAAGTTATTTCAAGGACTTGCGTTACAAGGTGAACCAAAGCAATTAAAGCGTATGGAAAACTTAGAGTTTGTGAAAAATGTTCACCAGGTCCAAACCTATCAAACCCCTAGTTTTCCCCATGTAAAACGTATTGAAGATAATTCAAATATCGTGTTTCCTTCAGAGTTGAATAAAACAGACTACACAGGAAAAGGTGTAAAAGTTGCAGTGATTGATACAGGGGTCGATTACCAACATCCAGATTTAAAAAAAAATTACCAAGCTGGTAGAGATTTAGTCGATTTGGATGATGATCCAATGGAAACAAAGCCTGAGGAAGGATTACCTACCATTCATGGTTCACATGTCGCAGGAATTATTGCGGCCAATGGTCAGTTAAAGGGTGTTGCTCCTGATGCAGAACTTTACGCATACCGTGCTTTAGGGCCAGGGGGTACAGGTACTTCTATTCAAGTGATTGCAGCGATGGAGCAAGCCATCAAGGATGAGGTAGATGTAATTAACCTTTCTCTAGGTAATCGTGTCAATGGTCCTGATTATCCTACAAGCGTTGCTGTAAACAAAGCAGTGGAAATGGGAGTAGCGGTTGTTATCGCAAATGGAAATGATGGCCCCGGTGATTGGACGGTTGGTGCACCGGCAACCGCAAATAAGGCTTTGTCTGTAGGAGCAGTAAGTAATAAACAAAAAGTGCCACACTTATACGAACGATGGGCTGATAAAAAAATTGAAATGGTAAACATGGCTGGTTCTATTCCTTGGGAACTAGATACGTTTTATCCAGTCGTAAATGCAACAGAAACCATGGACTTGAAAGGAAGTATTGCACTATATCAGCGCGATGAAATACCATTTATTGAAAAGGCTAAACAGGCTCAAGAAAATGGTGCAAAAGCAGTAGTCATTGCTAATAATGAGGATAAACTTTTTCAGGGGGATATTTCCTCCGTTAACGAACAACTTGATATTCCGGTTGTATCGATTTCCGAAGATGATGGACAATGGTTAATAAATAAATTAAAAAATCAGGAACAATTGTTATTAGAAACAATATACGAGCACCAAGAAGAAGCGATTGCAAAGTTTAGCTCTAGAGGGCCGGTGACTGTAAACTGGAATATTAAACCGGATCTTGTAGCGCCAGGGACACGAATTATTAGTACAGTACCTAATGGCTATCAGGCTCTTCAAGGAACTAGTATGGCAGCTCCTCATGTTGCCGGTGTGATTGCTTTAATAAAAGAGGCAAGGCCAAATTGGTCTAATCAGCAAATATATGGAGCTTTAAAAACAACAGCTCTACGTATGGAGTTAGACGGTAAGCCTATAAAGTCGACAGAACAAGGTATGGGAATGGTTCGGCCACAAGAAGCGATTCAAACGGATACGATTATTGATGATCCTAAGTTAACATTTGGTTTAGTTGATTCATATAGCAGCACGAAAGAAAAAGAGGTTACGATTGAAAATATGAGTGATCACACACAGACGTATTATTTTGATACCCCTTATAAACAAAAAGGAGTGAGCTGGCAATTACCAAGATCATTTACTTTAGCTCCACATGAAAAAAAGAAACTAACGATAGGAGTAAAACTAAACGCTCAACAATTAGATAAAGGTGTGCATCAGGGTTGGATGACTCTCCATCAAAAAAATAAAACATATTATTTGCCTTATTTATTTGTCAATGAATCTGCAGATAATCCAAAAGCAATGGGATTGGAATTTACTCTAAAACCACTTTCAAACCGCATATTTAATTATCGGTTTTATATGGCAGAGCCAGCGAAGCAAGTAGAAGTAGATCTATACAATTCAGATACGTTAGTTTTTGAACGCAATTTATTCATCCATAAGGATGTAAAGCGAGGAGTAAACGAAGGACAAATAGAACGGAGCGAAGCTGGCCCCCCGGGGATTTATTTAGCTATTATTACAGCTCACTTAGAAACCGGAGAGGTAGTTAGTTATGAATCAATGATCCATATTCCCCCCATTTAA
- the wecB gene encoding non-hydrolyzing UDP-N-acetylglucosamine 2-epimerase produces MSKRIKVMTIFGTRPEAIKMAPLVLELNKRSEEFESIVTVTAQHREMLDQVLQIFNITPDYDLNIMKKQQTLAQITTRALEGLDDVMKKTKPDIVLVHGDTTTTFAASLAAYYNQIAVGHVEAGLRTWNKYSPFPEEMNRQLTGIIADLHFSPTEKSKQNLLQENKAEETIYVTGNTAIDALKTTVDSSYNSPILERLGSKRLVLMTAHRRENLGNNMQQMFRAIKRLVETHHDIHVIYPVHLNPVVQQAAQEILGNHDRIDLIEPLGVVDFHNFASHAYLILTDSGGVQEEAPSLGVPVLVLRDTTERPEGIEAGTLKLAGTDEETIYNLANELLSDKAAHEKMTKASNPYGDGQASRRIADAIIDYFSK; encoded by the coding sequence ATGAGTAAACGAATTAAAGTAATGACGATTTTTGGTACACGACCGGAAGCAATTAAAATGGCTCCACTTGTACTTGAATTAAATAAACGCTCAGAGGAATTTGAATCGATTGTTACCGTTACGGCACAACATCGTGAAATGTTAGATCAAGTGTTGCAAATATTTAACATTACTCCAGATTATGATTTAAACATTATGAAAAAACAGCAGACTTTAGCACAAATTACCACTCGTGCTTTAGAAGGCTTAGACGATGTAATGAAAAAAACGAAACCAGATATTGTGCTAGTTCATGGAGATACAACGACAACTTTCGCTGCTTCCCTTGCTGCTTATTATAATCAAATTGCAGTTGGACATGTAGAAGCCGGATTAAGAACTTGGAATAAATATTCTCCTTTTCCGGAAGAAATGAATCGGCAGTTAACAGGGATAATCGCTGACTTACATTTCTCTCCTACCGAAAAATCGAAACAAAATTTATTGCAGGAGAACAAGGCAGAAGAAACAATTTATGTAACGGGAAATACAGCGATAGATGCGCTAAAAACAACTGTGGATTCCTCTTATAACAGCCCTATTCTAGAACGTTTAGGTTCAAAGCGATTAGTTTTAATGACTGCTCATCGGAGAGAAAACTTGGGAAATAATATGCAACAAATGTTTCGTGCCATTAAACGCTTAGTTGAAACACATCATGATATTCATGTTATTTATCCTGTTCATCTCAACCCAGTTGTTCAGCAGGCGGCTCAAGAAATTTTAGGAAATCACGATCGAATTGATTTAATTGAACCTCTAGGGGTTGTAGATTTTCATAATTTCGCCTCACATGCATATTTAATTCTAACAGATTCTGGCGGGGTGCAAGAAGAGGCGCCATCATTAGGAGTTCCTGTGCTAGTACTAAGAGATACAACAGAACGGCCAGAAGGTATTGAGGCTGGAACATTGAAATTAGCTGGTACGGATGAAGAGACAATTTACAATTTAGCAAATGAATTATTATCAGATAAAGCTGCGCATGAAAAAATGACAAAAGCGTCTAATCCCTATGGTGATGGACAAGCCTCCCGTAGGATTGCCGATGCGATTATCGATTATTTTAGTAAATAA
- the upp gene encoding uracil phosphoribosyltransferase — protein sequence MGKVFVLDHPLIQHKLTYIRDINTGTKEFRELVDEVSMLMAFEITRDLPLQEKIIETPVTKTTSNVLAGKKIGLVPILRAGLGMVDGMLDLIPAAKVGHVGLYRDPETLKPVEYYIKLPSDIHERELIVLDPMLATGGSANDAIHSLKNRGAKHVRLMCLIAAPEGVEVIKKEHPDVDIYLGALDEKLNEKGYIVPGLGDAGDRLFGTK from the coding sequence ATGGGAAAGGTTTTCGTACTAGACCATCCACTAATTCAGCATAAACTAACGTACATAAGAGATATAAATACTGGCACGAAGGAGTTTCGTGAGTTAGTTGATGAGGTTTCTATGCTGATGGCGTTTGAAATTACTAGAGATTTACCACTTCAAGAAAAAATAATTGAAACACCAGTTACGAAAACGACCTCGAATGTACTGGCTGGTAAAAAAATAGGATTAGTTCCTATTCTTCGGGCTGGGTTAGGTATGGTAGATGGGATGCTGGATTTAATTCCTGCAGCAAAAGTAGGACATGTCGGTCTTTATCGTGATCCCGAAACACTGAAACCAGTAGAATATTATATTAAATTACCTTCAGATATCCATGAACGTGAATTAATTGTGCTAGATCCAATGTTAGCTACAGGAGGATCGGCGAATGATGCGATCCACTCATTAAAAAACAGAGGTGCAAAGCATGTTCGCTTAATGTGTTTAATTGCAGCTCCTGAAGGTGTAGAAGTAATTAAAAAAGAGCACCCGGATGTTGATATCTATTTGGGAGCTTTAGATGAAAAACTAAATGAAAAAGGATATATTGTTCCCGGTTTAGGTGATGCTGGAGACAGGCTTTTTGGTACAAAATAA
- the glyA gene encoding serine hydroxymethyltransferase, with the protein MEHVKRTDVELYQAIQAEKKRQQDKIELIASENFVSEAVMEAMGSVLTNKYAEGYPGKRYYGGCEHVDVAENLARDRAKELFGADHANVQPHSGAQANMAVYFTVLEPGDTVLGMNLSHGGHLTHGSPVNFSGTLYNFVDYGVDEKTEKLDYDAVLQKAKEVRPKLIVAGASAYSRIIDFAKFKDIADQVGAYLMVDMAHIAGLVAAGLHPNPVPYSDFVTTTTHKTLRGPRGGMILCKEEYAKKIDKAVFPGMQGGPLMHIIAAKAVSFKEALSDSFKTYCKKIIENANALAEALQSEGIRIVSGGTDNHLLLLDVTPLGLTGKIAEQVLDDIGITANKNTIPFDKESPFITSGLRIGTAAVTTRGFGKEEMKEIANIISLTLKNHEDENALTTAEQRVKALTEKFPLYTVYA; encoded by the coding sequence ATGGAACATGTAAAGCGGACAGATGTTGAATTATACCAAGCCATCCAAGCTGAAAAAAAGCGCCAGCAAGATAAGATTGAACTAATTGCCTCGGAGAATTTTGTCTCTGAAGCAGTTATGGAAGCAATGGGCTCCGTACTGACGAATAAATATGCAGAAGGTTATCCTGGAAAGCGATATTATGGTGGCTGTGAACATGTAGATGTTGCAGAGAATTTAGCTCGAGATCGTGCAAAGGAGCTTTTTGGTGCTGATCACGCTAATGTACAGCCTCATTCAGGGGCACAAGCAAATATGGCTGTCTACTTTACCGTATTAGAACCAGGTGATACGGTGCTCGGTATGAATCTTAGTCATGGTGGTCATTTAACTCATGGCAGTCCTGTTAACTTCAGTGGTACACTTTATAATTTTGTTGATTATGGCGTAGATGAAAAAACAGAAAAGTTAGACTATGATGCTGTTTTACAAAAAGCTAAGGAAGTAAGGCCAAAATTAATAGTTGCAGGAGCTAGTGCCTATTCACGAATTATTGATTTTGCAAAATTTAAAGATATTGCAGATCAAGTAGGAGCCTATCTAATGGTTGATATGGCGCATATCGCTGGTTTAGTCGCAGCTGGTTTACATCCTAATCCGGTACCATATTCAGACTTTGTAACAACAACTACCCATAAAACATTACGTGGTCCACGCGGTGGTATGATTTTATGTAAAGAAGAATATGCAAAAAAAATTGATAAAGCAGTATTTCCTGGTATGCAAGGCGGACCACTTATGCACATTATTGCAGCAAAAGCTGTTTCTTTCAAAGAGGCTTTATCGGATTCATTCAAAACATATTGTAAGAAGATTATTGAAAATGCTAATGCTTTAGCTGAAGCTTTGCAATCAGAAGGAATACGTATTGTCTCTGGCGGGACGGATAACCATCTTTTATTACTTGATGTTACTCCACTTGGATTAACTGGAAAGATAGCTGAGCAAGTACTTGATGATATCGGAATTACTGCGAATAAAAATACAATTCCTTTTGATAAAGAAAGTCCATTCATCACTAGTGGTCTTCGTATTGGAACGGCAGCAGTAACCACTCGCGGTTTTGGAAAAGAAGAAATGAAGGAAATAGCAAACATTATTTCGCTTACATTAAAAAATCATGAAGATGAAAATGCGTTAACAACAGCTGAACAACGTGTAAAAGCATTGACAGAAAAGTTTCCGCTTTATACCGTATATGCTTAA
- a CDS encoding TIGR01440 family protein, translating into MDKQKLLGQLATIREEWLQSNYLKQGELFIVGCSTSEVAGERIGTAGSEEIAVVIYNELLKLQKKSGIQLCFQCCEHLNRAIVMERSTMEQLHLEEVTVIPVPNAGGAMAAYAFKQLENPVVVESVVAHAGMDIGETMIGMHLKSVAVPFRFTERFIGNARITAAYTRPKRIGGARAVYPKA; encoded by the coding sequence ATGGATAAGCAAAAATTGTTAGGTCAATTAGCTACAATACGAGAAGAATGGCTGCAATCTAATTATTTAAAACAAGGGGAACTATTTATAGTCGGCTGTTCCACAAGTGAGGTAGCTGGAGAGAGAATTGGGACAGCTGGTAGTGAAGAAATTGCAGTAGTAATTTATAATGAATTATTGAAGCTGCAAAAAAAATCTGGTATTCAGCTTTGCTTTCAATGCTGTGAACATTTAAATCGAGCAATTGTAATGGAAAGAAGTACGATGGAGCAACTTCATTTAGAAGAGGTGACGGTTATTCCCGTTCCAAATGCTGGGGGGGCAATGGCAGCTTATGCTTTTAAACAACTTGAGAATCCAGTTGTAGTCGAATCGGTAGTTGCCCATGCAGGTATGGATATCGGTGAAACAATGATTGGTATGCATTTAAAATCAGTAGCCGTCCCCTTCAGATTTACGGAACGTTTTATTGGAAACGCCCGAATTACTGCAGCCTATACACGACCGAAACGAATTGGCGGAGCCCGTGCTGTTTATCCTAAAGCTTAA
- the rpiB gene encoding ribose 5-phosphate isomerase B, which produces MKVIITADHAGMTIRNEIKELLKEMNIEFEDTGCSCEESVDYPDYALPAAERIANGEFDRGIFICGTGIGMSIAANKVKGIRCALTHDVYSAKLTRQHNDSNVIALGERVIGPGLAREIVKVWLETAFDGGRHENRINKIIKYEDS; this is translated from the coding sequence ATGAAAGTAATTATTACGGCTGACCATGCAGGAATGACAATTAGAAACGAGATCAAGGAATTATTAAAGGAAATGAATATTGAATTTGAAGATACTGGTTGCAGTTGTGAAGAGTCAGTTGACTATCCGGATTATGCATTACCGGCTGCAGAACGAATTGCTAATGGAGAATTTGATCGTGGGATTTTTATTTGTGGAACTGGAATAGGAATGTCTATTGCGGCAAACAAAGTCAAAGGTATTCGTTGTGCGTTAACGCATGATGTATATAGTGCAAAATTAACTCGACAGCATAATGATTCCAATGTGATCGCATTGGGAGAACGGGTTATAGGGCCTGGGTTAGCTCGGGAAATAGTAAAAGTTTGGTTAGAAACGGCGTTTGATGGTGGTCGGCATGAAAATCGAATTAATAAAATAATCAAATATGAGGATAGTTAA
- a CDS encoding methyl-accepting chemotaxis protein: protein METKKYRFSLRLKLVLFTTTLALVTYSVSAIFIYVVYDYVKDFMDVSEHFFTITTFILGIIWSGILAFFAARFIVKPLEKLEAAASEAAKGNLKQVIEISKSDDEIKALAISFDKMLKNLTDIVHNIDKHFETTNTSVIHIREASEQANQHSLSIRSSADEISKGAESASEAIQNTAEAVELATELAEEVQRKAADSKNKSNAMLEILEDSKQSVNQLVDGIQKLANEQEASLKDVDHLKENALQVETIITMVGEIAEQTNLLALNASIEAARAGEHGKGFAVVADEIRKLADQSAQAVQRISGLITAIQEDVAAVVNKIDDNVSYAKQEADNGKKTNTVIAEMSGSVEDVATEIGRITNLVDRQLQAIQETVKQSQEVAAVAEETSAGAEEVNASIHEQASTIERVDELAHELEEQASILNQQINQFKVK, encoded by the coding sequence ATGGAGACAAAGAAGTATCGGTTCAGTTTACGGTTGAAGCTGGTATTATTTACGACTACTTTAGCTTTGGTAACGTATTCAGTAAGCGCTATATTCATTTATGTTGTTTATGACTATGTAAAAGATTTTATGGATGTTTCTGAACATTTTTTTACAATAACAACTTTTATATTGGGAATTATTTGGTCAGGCATTTTAGCCTTTTTTGCAGCAAGATTTATTGTCAAGCCGCTTGAAAAATTAGAAGCTGCTGCATCTGAGGCTGCTAAAGGAAACTTAAAACAAGTCATTGAAATTTCGAAGTCGGATGATGAAATTAAAGCATTAGCAATATCTTTTGATAAAATGCTTAAAAATCTAACCGATATCGTACATAATATAGACAAACACTTTGAAACCACGAATACATCAGTTATTCATATTCGGGAGGCTTCTGAACAGGCAAACCAGCACTCACTTTCAATTCGCTCTTCAGCAGATGAAATTTCCAAGGGAGCTGAAAGTGCTTCAGAAGCAATTCAAAATACAGCAGAAGCAGTGGAACTCGCTACAGAGCTTGCAGAAGAAGTCCAACGAAAAGCAGCTGATTCCAAGAATAAATCCAATGCTATGCTGGAGATTTTGGAAGATAGCAAGCAATCTGTTAATCAATTAGTAGATGGAATACAAAAACTAGCGAATGAACAAGAAGCATCTTTAAAAGATGTAGATCATTTAAAAGAAAATGCTTTGCAAGTAGAGACAATTATTACGATGGTTGGAGAAATTGCTGAACAAACAAATTTATTAGCATTAAACGCTTCAATTGAAGCAGCACGTGCTGGTGAGCATGGTAAAGGGTTTGCAGTTGTAGCGGATGAAATTCGTAAATTAGCAGATCAAAGTGCTCAGGCTGTACAACGAATTTCTGGATTGATTACTGCTATTCAAGAAGACGTTGCTGCTGTAGTAAATAAAATAGATGATAACGTATCCTATGCTAAACAAGAAGCCGATAATGGGAAGAAGACAAATACTGTCATTGCCGAAATGTCTGGATCTGTGGAAGATGTGGCTACAGAAATTGGTCGGATTACTAATTTAGTTGATCGACAGCTTCAAGCAATTCAAGAAACGGTAAAACAATCTCAGGAGGTTGCAGCTGTTGCTGAGGAAACGTCAGCTGGTGCGGAGGAAGTTAATGCCTCCATTCACGAACAAGCATCAACGATTGAAAGGGTTGATGAGCTGGCGCATGAATTAGAAGAACAAGCAAGTATTCTAAATCAACAAATCAATCAATTTAAAGTAAAGTGA
- a CDS encoding low molecular weight protein arginine phosphatase, translating to MKLLFVCTGNTCRSPMAEALAKHKILNIEVKSAGVFAVENQQASPKAIEALKEKGIELDHRSQPVTQELLNWADIVLTMTTQHKQSLIMEYPNFQEKYYTFKEYVLEADKKVWEQLKKAYADYEEKRSIFIQKNQHKLDNSLLDQQIQEHLAEEIENIRRLEANLINYDISDPFGGDLRVYKNTLEELDNYIDLLRKKISK from the coding sequence ATGAAGTTGTTATTTGTATGTACAGGTAATACGTGCCGAAGCCCTATGGCTGAAGCCTTAGCAAAGCATAAAATCTTAAATATAGAGGTGAAATCAGCTGGTGTTTTTGCCGTCGAAAATCAACAAGCCAGTCCCAAAGCAATTGAAGCTCTCAAAGAGAAAGGAATCGAGCTTGATCATCGTTCCCAACCAGTTACGCAAGAATTGCTTAATTGGGCAGATATTGTATTAACCATGACGACTCAACATAAACAGTCATTAATTATGGAGTACCCCAACTTTCAAGAAAAGTATTACACTTTTAAAGAATATGTATTAGAAGCCGATAAAAAAGTATGGGAGCAATTGAAGAAGGCATATGCGGATTATGAGGAAAAAAGGTCGATATTTATCCAGAAAAATCAGCATAAATTAGACAATTCTTTGCTAGACCAACAAATACAAGAACATCTTGCAGAAGAAATAGAAAATATTAGACGATTGGAAGCAAACTTAATAAATTATGACATCTCAGATCCTTTCGGCGGTGATTTGCGTGTATATAAGAATACGTTGGAGGAATTGGATAATTATATTGACCTATTACGAAAAAAAATCTCGAAATAG
- a CDS encoding manganese efflux pump MntP translates to MSGYIGEITALLFIAFALGLDAFSVSLGLGMQRLRLKRIALIGTVIGIFHIMMPFIGIVFGKLISEQIGHLTTVVGAFLLIGIGAQMFFSAFSDQIKIIQPIGTGLFLLALSLSVDSFSVGLSLGISGIKTAFSLILFGMISAVLSWIGMLIGKKVHGYLGVYSELLGGSILIAFGMRLLFG, encoded by the coding sequence ATGTCAGGTTATATTGGAGAAATAACTGCTTTATTGTTTATAGCATTTGCACTTGGATTAGATGCTTTTTCCGTTAGTCTGGGACTAGGTATGCAACGGCTCCGATTAAAGCGGATAGCTCTTATCGGTACTGTTATAGGTATATTTCATATTATGATGCCGTTTATTGGAATTGTATTTGGCAAGCTGATTTCTGAGCAAATCGGGCATTTGACAACCGTTGTTGGAGCATTTTTGTTAATAGGGATTGGGGCGCAAATGTTTTTTTCTGCATTTAGCGACCAGATAAAGATCATTCAACCGATAGGAACGGGTTTATTTTTATTGGCATTAAGCTTAAGCGTCGATAGCTTTTCAGTTGGATTGAGTCTCGGTATCTCAGGGATTAAAACAGCTTTTTCCCTCATTTTATTTGGAATGATAAGCGCAGTACTTTCTTGGATAGGCATGCTAATCGGAAAAAAAGTTCATGGATATTTAGGAGTGTATAGTGAATTATTAGGTGGGAGTATTTTAATCGCATTTGGCATGCGTCTCCTATTTGGTTAG
- a CDS encoding L-threonylcarbamoyladenylate synthase, with amino-acid sequence METKYWDSYNNADEQQLAIQQAAKLLQQGEAVAFPTETVYGLGANATDEQAVNKIFNAKGRPQDNPLITHVASKSQIAELVTDWPDYVDKLMELYTPGPITFVLPSNGRCAPNVTAGLNTVGVRIPSHPIAQQLLTACGLPIAAPSANISGKPSPTTALHVWEDLNGKIAGILDGGPTGVGLESTVIDCTNSIPIILRPGGITKEQIEQAAGSVMVDPGLAVKTEKPKAPGMKYRHYSPEVPLWIVNGGKQNIKQTIDQLQAEGKRVGLMGTAQMIDGIHAHSTISLGETIEQVATNLYDALRTFKREDVDVIVCQSFSERGIGQAVMNRLTKAASNHIHV; translated from the coding sequence ATGGAAACAAAATATTGGGATAGCTATAATAACGCCGACGAACAGCAATTGGCTATCCAGCAAGCAGCAAAATTACTTCAGCAAGGAGAAGCTGTTGCTTTTCCAACGGAAACGGTCTATGGTTTGGGTGCAAATGCTACGGATGAACAAGCTGTTAATAAAATTTTTAATGCAAAGGGACGCCCACAGGATAACCCATTAATTACTCATGTTGCATCGAAATCACAAATAGCGGAACTTGTTACGGATTGGCCGGATTATGTGGATAAGTTAATGGAACTATATACTCCAGGCCCCATTACGTTTGTATTACCGAGTAATGGCCGATGCGCCCCCAATGTAACAGCCGGACTTAATACAGTTGGAGTACGTATACCGAGTCATCCTATTGCTCAACAATTATTAACAGCATGTGGTTTGCCGATTGCAGCTCCAAGTGCGAACATATCTGGAAAACCGAGCCCTACTACTGCTTTACATGTATGGGAAGATTTAAACGGAAAAATTGCCGGAATTTTAGATGGAGGTCCGACCGGCGTTGGTCTAGAGTCGACAGTGATTGACTGTACAAATAGTATTCCTATTATTTTAAGACCGGGAGGGATCACCAAAGAACAAATAGAACAAGCAGCTGGATCGGTAATGGTAGATCCAGGATTAGCTGTTAAAACAGAAAAACCAAAAGCTCCTGGTATGAAATATCGGCATTATTCTCCAGAAGTACCTTTATGGATTGTTAATGGAGGAAAGCAAAACATTAAACAAACGATTGATCAACTTCAAGCTGAAGGTAAACGAGTTGGGTTGATGGGTACTGCTCAAATGATTGATGGTATCCATGCCCACTCAACCATTTCATTAGGGGAAACGATAGAGCAAGTAGCGACAAACTTATATGACGCTTTACGAACCTTTAAACGAGAGGATGTAGATGTTATCGTTTGTCAATCTTTTTCAGAACGGGGCATTGGACAAGCTGTCATGAATCGGTTGACGAAAGCAGCGAGCAACCATATTCACGTATAA